tataaactgatctACTTACTGAGTAAAAAAATCTTATGCTGGCTGTACATACTGCTGATGAACATTAGTCACCCTGTATCTAATATGAATTAAATAACACTTAAGTGTCCATCAGTCACATTAAACTACAGGGAATCCTAAAAATAACAGCCAATGAGTTGCATTCAGACTTTGTGTTCTTTGTTGACAGTGAAGAATCTTCACAGTTGATCTGTAATGTATATAGATGCTATTAGAAGTCCCATAAATTGTGGTAACTAGATTAAAAATGACAATGTATACATTTGTTGGCTCTGGTTATTTGCTGTTAAGCTGTTGGTGCAACAACTTTTATCTGAGTTAACattgtattattatatattttcaaagaaaatgttctgctgagttttgtaaatgtattttttttttttaagatttacaTGCCATGAACCAAAGGCTACTGATCTTAAATGTACAGGGCTGGattacagctgatatctccaaacCTTTACTAATCACTCCCAATCAGTGCAGATAATAGGGAGCTCTCTACgtatgccaacattttgttacAGTTGCGTTTTGGGGTGAAATGACAGGTTAAAAAGATCCAAAGTGTACCTTGACTTTTATGAGTTTCTCAACAGCTCTCCTCCTGGTGCGGTTGACCTCTATGGTGCGTCTCTTCTTTGGTGCAGCCATCCATAGGATGCTGTCCATGAGGCCAGGAGGCTGCTCCGggctctgctgctcctccagtTCATCCTCCCTGTGGAGCTGAGGCAGGAGGCTGGGACCGTTCACTGCCAATGCTGGAGCTGCACACAGGAAATAACAGTTACAGTCCCTGCTTATCATCACTGCAACCCGAGTCCATCAGATCAGTGTGAACAGAAAAGGTAATGTCGAGAGATGGTAGTAAACGGCAGTGAGGTTAAATGTAAGATGAAgtgaaactgaaattaaaagaaaaacaaatggatacaatgtgtgtgtgtgtgtgtgtgtgtgtgtgtgtgtgtgtgtctgtgtgtgtctgtgtctgtgtgtgtgagtgttagtCAGGTACAGAGCTTGTATCATTAGCAGTAGCATTAGCTACCGTCCTGAGCTCAGTGAACTCACCCAGCTGTGTGTCCAGTCCGGCCGCCTGCACGAGTCTCCTCTCAATGTGTAACAAAGAGCACCTGAGGCTGTGAACTAACGCTGATAAATTCATCATATTTGTTGTCAGCACGTTACTTTTCCGTCCAAACTACTACATCCATGCGTCCAACATGTCAAATAACTCACGGTCACGGAGCGGAAGTTTACTACGTCATCAAACAGCGACAACACATTATACTTGTTCTTCTGTTTAATTTCCGGCAGGCAAGATGCATCAAGGCCTATTACTGCCATCTAGCGGTCAATGTGACCAACTTcactctgcagtgttttaagaACAGGATGTACTGTTATAGATTACAGTAACTCATCTCCAAACTAAGCCGATCATGTCCTCTCTGAACGCTCATTCCCTGTCATAATTATCTTAACTAAATTGCTTGTTGATTGTGGAACATACTGATCATGAATTAATCTACTATAAAACGTTCATTAGTAGCccaggcttttatttgcttaaatcactgacacCAATGGGCCTACATTTGGAACATGCCTCATTATGGGACAGACTTTTACTTCCTTTCACACGAAattgttgctcagcaaagatcaggaaatacaatcaaattgtttttaaaaccagtatgaatattacttgtacaaaaataaagcttcagataatatatcaattatgaattaTTACTTggatctagctccgacagacagagCATCAGAGAGAGTGAGTTAGACACTCCAGGATTATGGCACTTGGAGTACCGACACAGCATAATTTTAtccaatactcacaacttggatcaATCTTTATGAGCAACCCTTTtcattcttttgatctgaggaccctgaGGACTAAAGAAATCTGAGTTATTTATAGGATAATGGAGGAATGtgcacataatttgaggtatcCAACATCCTAAGAACgtctacaaaaataaataagtaagtaaataaataaataaataaaacaaagcttGGCAACCAGACGTCTAATTGAGTCAGG
This DNA window, taken from Epinephelus moara isolate mb chromosome 6, YSFRI_EMoa_1.0, whole genome shotgun sequence, encodes the following:
- the mrpl32 gene encoding 39S ribosomal protein L32, mitochondrial, with the translated sequence MMNLSALVHSLRCSLLHIERRLVQAAGLDTQLAPALAVNGPSLLPQLHREDELEEQQSPEQPPGLMDSILWMAAPKKRRTIEVNRTRRRAVEKLIKVKTSIEPCPECGHLKQKHILCAFCYAKVCKETAKIRYQIKAMEGGPLGAPTVETVILYDGETPSQQDKDKRIVEMPRKRPYWFSY